GGAGCTTGACTGTGAGACTGACAAGTCGAGCAGGGACGAAAGTCGGGACTAGTGATCCGGCAGTGGCTTGTGGAAGCGCTGTCGCTCAACGGATAAAAGGTACCTCGGGGATAACAGGCTGATCTTGCCCAAGAGTCCATATCGACGGCATGGTTTGGCACCTCGATGTCGGCTCGTCGCATCCTGGGGCTGGAGTAGGTCCCAAGGGTTGGGCTGTTCGCCCATTAAAGCGGTACGCGAGCTGGGTTTAGAACGTCGTGAGACAGTTCGGTCCCTATCCGCTGCGCGCGCAGGAAATTTGAGAAGATCTATCCCTAGTACGAGAGGACCGGGATGGACGAACCTCTGGTGTGTCAGTTGTTCCGCCAGGAGCACCGCTGATTAGCTACGTTCGGAACGGATAACCGCTGAAAGCATCTAAGCGGGAAGCCGGCTTCGAGATGAGATTTCCATCCCTTCGGGGGAGAGGCTCCCAGCCAGACGACTGGGTTGATAGGCCGGATGTGGAAGACAGGACTAAAGACTGTCGGAGCTGACCGGTACTAATAAGCCGATAACTTGATAATCACTACACTCATACCGTTGTAAAGGCTGGTAGGAGTGGTCAGAGATTGCTTGCGTCCACTTTGTGGTTCCCAGAAGACGGGCACCCCACACATCCCTTGCGGGAGTGTGGAACATAATTGAATACACGCACGGCGTGTAACCCCAGATTTGACCATCAGCCTTCGGGCTGGTGTGTCGCCAGGGTTACGGCGGCCATAGCGAGAGGGAAACGCCCGGTCACATTCCGAACCCGGAAGCTAAGACTCTCAGCGCCGATGGTACTGCAGGGGGGACCCTGTGGGAGAGTAGGACACCGCCGGACACCATTCACGATGGCCACCCAGAAATGGGTGGCCATCGCTGTTTAACCAGCGATCCGTTGCACGACGGCATCATCCGCGCGCGTCCCCGTAGAGGCGCGGCTGCGCTCCACGAGGGGGCGCGGGCTAGGGTGGTGGCGTCGCTGCGCGAGCTGCAGCAGCACTCGCCACGAGCGAGACAACTCCACAGAGCACCATCACACGGCACGACGACGGCAGCGCATCATCACGACAGGCGAGGAACGCATGGACGACTCAGCACCCGACCGCAACGACCGCGGAGCGGAGAACCGTGATCAGCGCCCGCCCCGAGCCGGCGGCGAGCGGTCCGCGTCCGGTGGACAGGGGCGACGTGACGACTCCCGTCCGTCCCGCGATGGTGCTTCCCGCCCCCGACGCGAGGGCGACGCCCGACCGCGACGTGAGGGCGACGGTTCGTCCCGTCGCGACGGAGGGTACGCACCGCGCCGGGATGAGAACCCCCGCCGCGACGGCGGCTCCGGTCAGCGTCGCGATGGTGACTCCCGTCCTCGTCGTGACGGCGACTCCGGCCCCCGTCGTGAGGGTGGTTACGCTCCTCGTCGTGATGGCGACTCCGCACCCCGTCGCGATAATGACTCCCGTCCGCGTCGTGATGGTGACTCCGGTCCTCGTCGTGACGGCGGTTACGCTCCCCGTCGTGACGGCGACTCCGCTCCCCGTCGCGACAACGACTCGCGTCCGCGTCGTGATGGCGACTCCGGTCCCCGTCGTGAGGGTGGCTACGCTCCCCGTCGTGACGGCGACTCCGCTCCCCGTCGCGACAACGACTCCCGTCCTCGCCGCGATGGTGACTCCGGTCCTCGTCGTGAGGGCGGGTACGCTCCCCGTCGAGACGGCGACTCCGCACCCCGCCGCGACAACGACTCCCGTCCCCGTCGCGACGGTGACTCCGGTCCCCGTCGTGAGGGCGGGTACGCTCCCCGCCGCGACAACGACTCCCGTCCCCGTCGCGACGGTGACTCCGCCCCTCGTCGTGAGGGCGGCTACGCCCGGCGTGATGGCGACTCGCGCCCCCGCAGCGACTCGCGTCCCGCGCGCGACGGCGACTCCCGCGGCGGGCGCGACTCCGCGCCCCGCTGGGACGACCGGCGCGGCGGCGGCGACCGCCAGGGTGGAGCCGGCCGCGGTGGGTTCGCCGGCCGCGGTGGTCCGCGCGAGGAGCCGGAGATCTCGGAGGAGGAGCGCGAGCGCCGCTCGCTGCAGTCGGTGCGTCCGCGCCACGACGACCCCGAGCTCCCCGACGACGTGCAGGCGAAGGACCTCGACCGCGGGGCCCGCAACGAGCTGCGCACGCTGACCAAGGAGAACGCCGAGTGGGTGGCCATGCACCTGGTGATGGCGGGTCGCCTGCTCGAGGAGGACCCGGAGCTCGCGCACCGGCACGTCCTGTCGGCTGCCCGCCGTGCCGGGCGGATCGCCATCGTCCGGGAGTCGCTTGCGATCTCGGCGTACGCGATCGGCGACTACGCCCTGGCGCTGCGCGAGCTGCGCACCTACCGCCGGATCTCCGGATCCGATGAGCAGGTCCCGCTGATGGTCGACAGCGAGCGCGGAGTCGGGCGGCCCGACAAGGCGCTCGAGCTCGGTCGCTCCATCGACCGGACCGCTCTGAGCGCGGGCGCCCAGGTGTCGCTCGCCATCGCGATGTCGGGCGCTCGACTCGACCTCGGCCAGACCGAGCTCGCTCTGATGGAGCTCGAGATCCCGCAGCTCGAGCCCGACCGCGCCTTCTCGTACAGCCCGCCGCTCTTCGCGGCGTACGCGCTCGTGCTCGAGGAGCTCGGGCGGACCGAGGAGGCGGCGACCTGGCAGCGTCGCGCCGACATCGCCGAGCGCGCGGTCTTCGCCGCGGAGGGCGGCGGCGACGACGAGACGATCGAGGTCGTCGAGGAGGAGAGCGACGAGCCGACCCGGGCTCCCGTGGCGGACCTCGAGGTCGAGGACGAGCCCGAGGCGGAGTCCGACGACACGGGGGACTCCCGCGACGCGGACGACTCCGACGCCGCGGACGACTCCGAGGACGCGGACGACTCCGAGGACGCGGACGACTCCGAGGACGCGGACGACTCCGACGACGCGGACGACTCCGACGACGCGGCCCCCGGCGAGGAGCCCCTCCCCGTCGACGATGCACCGCTCACCGACGACGCCGCACCCGCGGCCCCCACCCCCGACACCGCCGAGGAGGCCGCCGATGTTCCGCAGCGCGAAGACGACTGAGCCCACCCCGCTCGACGGGCGCGACGCGGTCCTCGCGGACCTCGACGGTGTCGTCTACAAGGGAGCCGACGCGATCCCCTACGCGGTCGACAGCCTGAACAGTGCGGGCGAGACGCTCCGCGTCGGATACATCACGAACAACGCCTCCCGCACCGACGTCTCCGTGGCGGGCCACCTCTCCGACCTCGGGCTCGTGGTGCGCCCGGAGGACGTCGTGACCTCGCCCCAGGCGGCCGTCGTGCTGCTCGCCGACCTCGTGCCGGCAGGGTCGACCGTGCTCGTCGTCGGCGGCGAGGGGCTGACCACCGAGGTGGAGCGCGCCGGGTTCGTCGTCACCCGCAGCGCGGAGGAGTCGCCCGCGGCGGTCATCCAGGGCTTCGCCCCCACCGTCGGCTGGGAGCAGCTGGCGGAGGCGTCGTTCGCGCTGCACACCGGGATCCCGTGGGTCGCGACCAACACCGACTGGACGATCCCGGTCGCCCGGGGCATCGCCCCCGGCAACGGGACCCTGGTGTCGGCCGTGCACACCGCGGTGGGGCGCCTGCCCGTCGTGGCGGGCAAGCCGGAGCGCGCGATCTTCGACGCGGCGACCCAGCGGTTCGGCTCGACGAATCCGCTCTTCATCGGAGACCGCCTGGACACCGACATCGCCGGCGCGAACGCGGCCGAGATGGCCAGCGCCCACGTGCTCACCGGTATCGACCGCGCCAAGCAGCTGCTCGCGGCCGAGCCGAAGCTCCGTCCGCAGTACATCCTCGGCGATCTGCGCGAGCTGCACCTGCCCTACCCCGCGACGACCGTCGCCCGGAACGGCACCCACTCGGTGCGCTCGGCGAAGGTGCGCCTCGAGGGCGACTCCGTCGTCGTCGTGAGCGCGGGCGAGGACCCGACCGACCTGCTCCGCGCCGCCTGCTCGGTGATCTGGAGCTCGGGTCGCGCGATCTACGGGCTCGACGTCCCGGAGTCGCTCTACAGCTGAGCGCCGGGCTCCTCCGCAGTGCCGCGGCGGAGGAGCCCGTCCAGCCGGACGGAGAGCAGCACGGCGCCGAGCGCGACGAGGGCTCCGTAGACGAAGATCGCGCCGAACACGGCCGTGCCGCCCCCGATCACCCCGGTGACCGTCGCGGCGAGGAGCCCGGTGAGCGCGAGGGAGACCGATCCTCCCGTCGAGTCGCCGATCTGCAGGGCCGAGCTGTTGAAGCCCTCGCGGCCCGGAGCAGACAGGGCGAGCGTGAGCGTCCCCATCCTCGGGAACATCGCCCCCATCCCGCCGCCCGCGACGAACCAGCCGACCCCCGCGACGATCGGCGAGAGCGCGAGGGCGACGGTGATCACCACGATGAGGATCCCCGCGAGCAGCAGGGCCGTGCCGAGCCGCATCGCGCCGCCGTGCGAGAGCCGGGTGCCGGGGCGGCCCTGGAGGTTCGAGCCGAGCGCCCACGAGAGCGCTCCGGCCGTGAGGGTCGCGCCCGCGAGCCACGGCGGGAGGCCGTACTGCTCGGTGAGCAGCAGCGGCAGGTAGACCTCGGTGCCGAAGAACGCCGCGGCGACCAGCGCCCGCAGCAGCACCGTCGACGGGAGCACGCCGCGGGCCCGGAGGGTGCCGGCGGGCAGGAGCGCGCGCACCGCCACCACGACGACGACGATCGCGGCGGTGGCGAGGAGGGCCGAGAAGGCGGGGACGATCTCGGCACTCGTGCTCAGCACGACGACTCCGGCGGCGACCACGACCGCGCGGGCCACCCGGCCGACGGCGCTGCGGTCGAACGGGCGCAGCTCCTGCGGCTCGAGGGCGCGGAGGGTCGGCGCGATCACCGCGCTCGCGACGGCCACGAGCACCACGACTCCGAGGAACACCCAGTGCCAGCTCGCGAGCTCGGCCACGACCCCGGCGGCCAGCGGGCCGACCAGCGAGGGGATCACCCACGCGGCGGCGAACGCGCCGAAGATCCGCGGATGCAGGTCGGCGGGGAAGACCCGGGCGACCAGCACGTAGAGGGTGACGGTGATGCCTCCGCTGCCCAGTCCCTGCAGCAGGCGCGCGGCGACGAAGACGCCCATCGTCGAGGCGGTGCCCGCGGCGATGAGGCCGATCGTGAAGAGGAGGATCGCGGTGACGAGGGCGGGCGTGGGCCCGCGACGATCGGCGGAGGAGCCTGCGGCGACCATCCCGACGACCGCGGCGGCCAGGGTCGCGGCGAACGCCAGGGGGTACAGCGCGCGCCCGTCGAGATCGGCGCTGACGATCGGCATGATCGTCGTCACGGCCAGCGCCTCGAACGCGCAGAGGAAGACGAGGCCGGTGGTCCCGACGGTGGTCAGGAGGTAGGGAGCCGAGGTGATGCCGCGGCGATCGACGGAACGCACTCGGCCCACACTACGCGGAGCCCTCAGCGGTAGACGGCCCAGTCGTCCTTGGCGAGGACGGTCGGAGTGCCGTCGATCTCGACGAGCCAGCCCGCGTCGTCGCGCTCGAGGTAGCGGCCCTGGATGATCTCGGGCGCCCAGCCGCCGTCGCGCGACGAGACCCAGCGGACGAAGCGGACGACGCCGCCCCGGCGGAAGAGCGTGCCGTTGTTGTCGCTCATGCGGACGCCTCGCGGTCATCGGTCCGGGTGGCCGGCTCGGGAACGAGGTGGAGCCCGCTCCGGCCGTGGGACCCCTCCGACAGCGCCCGCAGCCAGCGCGGATTGAGCTCTGCAGCGACGCGGGAGTCGTACTCGTAGCGGGTGGGGATCGTCGGGTGCAGCCACAGCTCGGTGCGGCGGGCACCGCCGTCGGTGTCGTCCTCGTCGTCGATCGTGAGGAGGAAGCCCTCACCCCGGCGGAAGCGCGCGGTGATCACGCGCTGGAGATGGGCGAGCGCACGATCGCCGAACGGATGCGCGCTGGGCGGTGCGCCGTAGAGGAGCCGTCCCATTCCCTGCCGTCCCTCCACCGCCGTGCGAGCCGGGGATCCGCCCGCTCCGCTCGAGTGTACGGAGTGGTTGAGCGCCTCAACTATCTCGGAGAGTCCGCAGTGCGTTTGCGGGACAGAGCGCCTGGTGCGCGTCGAGTAGTGGTTCGATGGCGGGAGCGAGTACCCGACCGGGGCGCCTGCCTGATGCCCCGGAAGGCACGATGCCATGGACGCTCGACCCGACCTCTACGCGCTGCTCACCCGCCTGCGATCGGCCGAGCGCGACTACGACGGCCGCGTGGAGCGCCGCCTCGGGATCGGCACCACCGACCTCGCCGCGCTCCGGCTGATCGGGAGGGGCGCCGCCCGCGACGAGATCGTCCGCGCCGTCGATCTCGCCGGCGCCCTCACGATCACGACCGCCGCGGTCTCGCTCCTGGTCGACCGCCTCACGCGCGCCGGCTACGTCGACCGCGTGCCCGACCCCTCCGACGGACGCGGCCGCATCCTCTGCCTGACCGACAGCGCGCAGCTCGCGATCCGCGAGACCGACGCCCCGACCTACGGGGCGATCCGCGCGCTGGCCGACGGCATCCCCGACGCCGACGCGCTGCGGTTCGGCGCCCTGCTCGACGGCGTCAGCGTGATCCTCGAGCGTCAGCTGCGGGCCTGATCAGCGGGTCAGGCGCTCGATGAGCTCGCGGTAGCGGGCGGCCGTGCGCTCCACGATCTCGCCGGGGAGGACGGGCGGCGTCCCCTGGCCGTCCCACTGGCTCGAGAGCCAGTCGCGCACGATCTGCTTGTCGAACGACTCGCCGCGACGCCCCGCGTCGTACGC
The genomic region above belongs to Rathayibacter sp. VKM Ac-2759 and contains:
- a CDS encoding HAD-IIA family hydrolase, producing the protein MFRSAKTTEPTPLDGRDAVLADLDGVVYKGADAIPYAVDSLNSAGETLRVGYITNNASRTDVSVAGHLSDLGLVVRPEDVVTSPQAAVVLLADLVPAGSTVLVVGGEGLTTEVERAGFVVTRSAEESPAAVIQGFAPTVGWEQLAEASFALHTGIPWVATNTDWTIPVARGIAPGNGTLVSAVHTAVGRLPVVAGKPERAIFDAATQRFGSTNPLFIGDRLDTDIAGANAAEMASAHVLTGIDRAKQLLAAEPKLRPQYILGDLRELHLPYPATTVARNGTHSVRSAKVRLEGDSVVVVSAGEDPTDLLRAACSVIWSSGRAIYGLDVPESLYS
- a CDS encoding MFS transporter codes for the protein MRSVDRRGITSAPYLLTTVGTTGLVFLCAFEALAVTTIMPIVSADLDGRALYPLAFAATLAAAVVGMVAAGSSADRRGPTPALVTAILLFTIGLIAAGTASTMGVFVAARLLQGLGSGGITVTLYVLVARVFPADLHPRIFGAFAAAWVIPSLVGPLAAGVVAELASWHWVFLGVVVLVAVASAVIAPTLRALEPQELRPFDRSAVGRVARAVVVAAGVVVLSTSAEIVPAFSALLATAAIVVVVVAVRALLPAGTLRARGVLPSTVLLRALVAAAFFGTEVYLPLLLTEQYGLPPWLAGATLTAGALSWALGSNLQGRPGTRLSHGGAMRLGTALLLAGILIVVITVALALSPIVAGVGWFVAGGGMGAMFPRMGTLTLALSAPGREGFNSSALQIGDSTGGSVSLALTGLLAATVTGVIGGGTAVFGAIFVYGALVALGAVLLSVRLDGLLRRGTAEEPGAQL
- a CDS encoding MarR family transcriptional regulator; amino-acid sequence: MDARPDLYALLTRLRSAERDYDGRVERRLGIGTTDLAALRLIGRGAARDEIVRAVDLAGALTITTAAVSLLVDRLTRAGYVDRVPDPSDGRGRILCLTDSAQLAIRETDAPTYGAIRALADGIPDADALRFGALLDGVSVILERQLRA